A window of Cyclopterus lumpus isolate fCycLum1 chromosome 10, fCycLum1.pri, whole genome shotgun sequence genomic DNA:
AGGAGAATTAAATCCAAGTATCTGTTTACTCCCTTTGCAACAAAGGAAAACATTGCATAACTTGTTTCCCAATGGTGGGAATGGGTCAACGCTGGGTTGAATGATTTCACTATGATTAAGATGATGCTTGCGCATAACTGTTGGGACTGCATTAATTTCCcagaaacatgcacaaacagaaTCATGTTAAGAGTGTTGATTACACCCACCATGTTGCATCtccagggattttttttttttgggagctgTGCCgattagtcaattaatcaaGTTATTTAACAGAAGATTAACTCTCAATAACTACGATAATGGACAAATCCTTCAATTGATGCCTCAGGTGAAATGCCTACCATAAACTGGTCCCTGCATCTGTTCTGGTTAACATGTGGATATGATGAATGTCTGAGTTTcctataaaatataattaatatcatTGAGTTTTGGGCTTTTGGTCAAGCATAACCAGAAATCTGAAGATGGGCTCTGTGAAACTGACAAACATTTAACCACAATTTCCAACATTAAGAGTGAAGCAGTTAATCAAGCGTGTAATTGGCAGGTTAATTTATaattgggagagaaaaaaactttgttgcagtcataaaaaaaaaaaagggacaggtGCATAGTCACAATGAACAGTGACAATCCAGTCAGCCTTTTTTGCACTAGACCTTTTGACTTAAATGATCAAATGATTGATGACTGAATTTAATTGAGCTGCTTTAACTTATGATTCacggtattgtgcatgctgggtCGCTCTTTATAGTGGGCATTTTATTAGAACCATTACTAGAGCTATTTGTAACATGACAGGTAAAAATGTCTGCTTTGTAAATGCCCGTTACATGTGCTCAAGTTTTGGGGTTATGAAGATACCACTTTAGCTACTAAACTAGGAACTCTTTGACAATACTTACCGCTGATTTCCAGCTCAGCCCAGTATGACTTTTTCCCGTTGGTTGACTCCTCGGTTGACATAATTGTGTACATCCGCCTGGGATCCGGCGGGTCATATTTTTCCTTGGGCATTCCTATAACACTACAGAGATACTTTTGATTAACAATATCATCATATATGGACAACGATCTCTCATTATTCTACACATTGTGTCCTTGAGCTAAAGCTGGGCTACTCTGATTCATGTTAGAGGTAGTGTACATATTAACTCATCAGGTAAccacatgtgcaatgacaatttaaaaaaggccaaCGTTTCCACATTTGCAAATGTTGACAGAAGACATTAAATGTCACGCTAACCCCAACCATTCACAGATaacacgttttaaaaaaaattaagatatGGTTAAAGTGATACATTACttacaatagagtataatacaatacaattaactTTAAACTGCTTACTATATAGGCTGATATGTCAATggagttacataacaaacaacattaaaatcaaCAGCGTAGTACATTTCATGCTAAACTTGTCAAACTAGAACTGAGTAAAGCGTTAATTAACGTCCGGAGATGATCTgaaaataaaactgtatttaGAAAACGAGTAAAAATAACTACCTCTAGCTAAAATTAGACGATGTTCCTCTCGTTGTCGCTCACTCATTAGCCTAGCTTAACCTAAataggtaacgttagctatcAAACTACACATAACAAACGGTAAATAGCTACAGCTAGCTCGCTCGCTAACTAGCAAGAAGGTAAATGAACACGCGAGGTTAGTGATATTGTGCAATTAGTTAACTGACTTTACCGCCATGTGCAAGTATGTTAGCTAAAAAATATGGACCAGTATATTAAAAGATACTGCACAATTGCTGTTTACATAATAGCAAAGCACTGACTTGCGCATTAACGCTAGGCCACGAAGCAGCACGTTAGTTAACTGCCGCTAGCTCGCCTCCAGGGGCAAGAATGGGCCACTATGTTGTAAACTGGGAGCAAACCAGCTCACAGCGACACACAATGCGGGGTTTTAGTCAAATATGAGCTTTTTTAGCTTAGCGTGAGGTAGCTTGTTAGCTAAAAGCTAACATATTTCAATTACTCGAAGCTGAGCGACTTCCTATCCGGATAAGTCCTACTTTTAAAAACCGACCACGTCCCTTTAAACATCTAAACAAGATTGCAGTGAAATGCCAGAAAGCCGTTCACGTCGCAGCGATCGCAGTGATTCCTATTTTTATACCTGCAAGAGCATACCAAATCGCGAGGACGACTGCGtgttctcttttgttttctagCTACTTCTCACCCGTTTCCGCTGCTGTATCATGGCGACtggaaggatttttttttctcctcgtCGATAACAGCGCTTGATCCTATTGGTCAGCGCGCAGACGGTGCAACCAGCTGTTGAACCAGAGTAAATAAAATCCTTAAATGATGAGTGATGGACCAAGTTGTGGATGTAATGCCACGGTTCAAATTACTCTGGCTTATTAACAAATTATGCATAGTAAACAGACTATAGTGATGTAACCAAATTAATGATGTCATGGTTGCATCTGTAATGCGATCCAAGGAAGATGCACTTATTGAGAAACTGATGTCTGCTGGCTACTATAATAAGTAGTAAAGAGATGCcttatatcaatatatttttgaCTTAATAAAACACAAGGCATGGCCTTTATTTAGATTAAAACAATTGGACAAGTCGAgtcatacaaaaatataaatattaatttagtaCAATGCTTCAAATTTCATCCAAGAAACAGAGGACAAcaacatattgttttaattCAACACTGACAAACATCTAGCAGGTGATCCTGTAGATAAGTGAGGGACTCTTCCACATGGAGAGGTAAGGCTTGGCCGAGGTCCGCCTGGGATCTGGACAGGAAGGCCTCCACAGCTTCACAAATGGCAGGCTTGAATATCATATCATCTGGCTTGTAAACCAAGTTGCCAAGATTGCCTCTTTGTTCAGAGACTGCGTTGCACAGATAGCCTGGGTATAAAAGATGAAAGAGTTAAACCAAAGTGGGCTTATTGCTATTgttgaaacattttaatattcaggGTAATGGTACATCTGGGATCAGTTAGTAAAAGTGAATGTAACCTATGTCTTACAGGCTTTCTTAAGGATCCATATTATCTATGGAAATCAGTGCTAAAAGattatcacaaatatatttaatatttaacgACTATATAAACATTTTAACACAGGTGAcggatttaaaaataaacatatataaaaaaaggacagagaCAGGAATAGTAAAAAGGGTACAAAGTtcctaaatattagattttaattttaattaattcgatagaaaacacacacacacacacgttcccaGAGGTGAACCAATTACAGGTACATTATAGTAAGTAGAAAGGAAAGGTAAAGACATTTGACTTTGTGATTAGGAAAGCTCTTGTTTAATATTGTTAACCATAGTAAGAACTTTGTCTTACTCTGCTGTACAAAAAAAGAGATTACCATAAAACAGTTCAGTCGAATCCCATATGGTAACCCACCACACATTGCAGATCTACTGGAATCTGAGGTATCTGCTTCATGTCAGCAGGACAGTGGAAAGCTGTTTTAGTCAATAGATGTTGGTTTTGATTCTGACAAGATTTACTTACTGGCTGACTTACcgtacttatttatttatttagaactTATTGAACGTTGGTCTTGTTTTACTTAATGATATTACCAGTTTCGACATGACAGTCTATTTCAGGGTACCGTGAAGAAACGTTGTTAATACCACTAAACCGTGGATTTGCATCATGGCTACGAGTGAGCAACTGCTTTCTGTTCAAATTTACAGAATTTATAAAGAGCCATCTTCTGATTATAGCTGCATATACTGTTGCACCGTTTTCTGGCATTCACCAACATTTCACCTTTCATTGCTTTGTTGTAGCTGAGCAGCAACATCCAGAGAAGATGGACCAACTCTTCCCACCGTTGCCACCGTTCAGTACCATCCTAGAGAACACAGTCATGGATCAGTTCCTATGTACGGTTGTATGTCGTGGCTAACTTATAAGTGTTAGATTGGAAATTGGATATGTTAATACAATTACATCTGTGAAGAGCAACAGCTGACTGATAAGGTAAAGTTGAAAACAAGGTACAAGAGTGATATTCACCGACGGGTCTGGTGCAAGAGTGCAGTACTTCAGAAAGTGAAGTAGAAGACTGAGCGACATGGGCAGAGGGGTTTTCAGTGGACATGCATAGTCCAACAGATGTTCCAACAGCTTACATCTCAGCAGCTTGCTCTGCAGGCTCTCCAGCAACAACATCCTGTGTGTCAGAAACAGATTAGTCCTTGATAACTTGGACAACTGGGAAGAAGAGGCACAATGTGCCATTAGAATAAATATTTGTTCTGTGTTTCATCGGGAATTACTTAATGGTCGCATTTAAAGACCACCTATAAAATTCAGAAAtacatttgcattaaaaaagtaataataaaatgtctaaaaccataatgaaattattattacattaatgaaaaatatattgatgtataCATTTGTGTTAGTCTTGTAACCTGTTATGATATAGATTTTAGAATTATTTTAGCCTGCCTGGTTTAATGTGTTCAGTATCTGTTTCATCCATATAATACTTAATAACATACATAAAAGACCATACATTTAAAGGAGGTCAATGTTAAAACaggataaatacattttcaaggCAATATGTAATACATATTGCAAAAAGTTCAATTTAAAAACctttataattattttgtgCCTGTCTTAATCCTTTATATAAATGACATTGATTGCTAGgtatttcattttgttgttattattatccaaCTTAATTTGACAAATTGTGTCAAATTGTataatttaaaaaggcaaaaatctATTATTGTATACATAATTTACCAAttaaaaatcaataataattaaCAACTTCAAAATTCTATGAATATTCCAGTGGCACAATATCACAGGCAAAGGTGGTCTTTGTCCAGTAAAGAAAATAGTTTCTCCCGCTCACTTCAACATGATGCAAATCCtgctcatctctcctcctcacctgtgtgcTCGCAGAGGTATATTGCTGATGAGCATATGGAAGAGCTCCTGGGACAGCTTGGCAGAGGTTAGAGCTGGAGAACGGTCCACCTCAAGAGCCAAGGACAGCATCCTCTGGAAGATGGACACCATTCTGCACGAGTCACCGGGACGAACACATTAATGTGGATAGACAGGCATAGAAGCAGCCATAATGATATATAGAACTCATTATAAAGAACATTTCTAAATTTGTAATTTACCGAATTAGTTCATCGCTCTCTCTGGCTGCTTCTCGAGTCCCTCCATGCTCTGTTGATTTCATAATGGCAGAAAAGAGCCACTTGATAACCTCCCtggaaaacaaatgaacatCCACATTACTGGTCTCACAAATATGAAACATTATGTACACGAACAAGTTGGGGGTTTTGGCTATTATCCAATAGCATGCAACATGGAAATTATGTCATTGCAGTGACAAAGAAAAAGTATATTATTGTATGAAAGACAGTGTGTAGGAAAAAATCATTTGTGTTGGCAGTTTATTGGTTTTGAACCCCTGaactaaacataaacatttttaacaaaaacaccaaaaaaacatgtgcaCCTGACACGAGGGAACTGCTGATCACATGACAATGTTGCCTTGGCAATTGagtggtggagagcagagaTGGAGCGTTTGGCCTCGAAGTCATCCTCCAAAGTTTGCACAATATAGTCCAGGAGCATACGCACAACTTTGCATGGATGTCTCTTTGTATGGTAACAAGGAAGCAGGAGGGGCACAGACAGGTCAGTGTActtaaatcacaaaaaaatattcacCTGTAAATATGTCTGCATACTACGGCAAAGTGAAAGAAATATCAGAATATTTTTCACCAATGACGTTATCACCAATGCAACAATAGTTTGGCAATGACTTTTGGTCTTTAAACAGGCCATTTCATAATATTACAACTAAAAACATGGTCTTGTTCAACAACACTGGTGGTACCCTACATTGATAGATCACCCAGCTTTATTGTATATTCACACATTTCGCCATCTGTGATAGTACCTGATCGGCCATGACTGAGGTCAGCAACTCCCAGTCCCATGAAACGGTGGTATCATCAGCCATGTGGTGTCTGCAATCAGAAAGCAGTTTTAATCTATAAATCTAAATATGGAAATGGGAGCGAGAAGATGGAAGGGGGAGGAACGCAAAGGacatattaataatgtaaatagaAAGACTAGAAATAATACATTACCATTAACTCCTATTCCTACATTCGCTCacctctgtgtcctcttcagCAGATTAAAAGCCTGCACGCACAGGTGATAAGGACACTGTGGGTCGAGCAGAATGCCACGCAGCAGGTGGGAGGTGATATCTCTAGGGGGATAGTAACCAGGCTGAAGCAGGTCAGACAAGAGCTGCAAAGTGCCCTCTGGGTAGCTCTCATCAATGGTACTGTAAACCAGGCTCAGGCTCTGATGGCACAGCACCTCGGGAGCTCCAAacgctttttcttcttcatcaagctaaaaaagaaaatagactCTGTGGATTCAGCCTTGCATATGATCTTGTGTAAATAGAGCAACGGAAATAGAAAGATTTGTAGAAATGTCTCTTACCACGGCTTGAACTGGTCCAGACATTATTTTCCTGAGGGTAACTGGGCACACAAATTGCCTGTCTTCTGAACTGGCCACCATAAAGTCCATATCAAATCTGCTCTCTTTGTTCACTTCCTCTCCATCACTACCCTCTTGCCAAACAAAAGACACTGGACTGTCAATGCCCAGATCCCCTCTGTATGTCCCAGCCTCagatctgtcctccatgtccgCATTGGACACAGACAAAAGAGGTTCATTAGGGATGCTCCAGTGCAAGAAGTCAAAGCCGTTTGAGGCCTCATCAGCCTTGATCTTCTCTGACTGCCATTCAGATGGACTCTCAGCTAGTGTATGCTCAGAGGTGGGTGTTGGGTCGACTTGCCTCATAAGGTTATGAGATATGGGATTTGTGTGGGACAGAAAGTCAAGATCAAAATGCTCAGAAGGGTTTGGTCCGGTGGTAGGAGAGTTGGGCAATAAGTAGACTTCTCTTCTTAAGGAATCCTGTGCTTCATCTTGGAATGAAGAAGTGGAGGTTAGACAGGGGATGAGCATGGATGAGCAAAAGTCATCTCCCCCGTCTTCACGAGTGTCGGGCTCCTTTGAGGTTACAAACGAGCCCTCTTTGTCGGAGCAGGGAGAGTCAGCTGGTGTCTGTCGATGCAGAGATATTTGACCATTtaactgtgtgtttgtaaatgtattactgttctctttttcttcctgtctGATAAGAGTTTCCACCACCTTAGGAGGAGATTCAGCCAGTGATGGATCCAGAAGAGTACCATTTGATGCAGTAGTTCTCCTCAAACTTATAATGCCTTCTGGTGCATCACTGTTATTGTCTAGTTCCTGGAGGTGCAGTGACATTTGTGTACAATCTTTGTTTAAATAGACAGAGAACTTTGATGTTTGCAGTTCTGCAATTTGAGTTTTATGGAAAGGCAACCGTCTTATTTTTACAATTGCTGTGCGATGCTGTGTTTTATCTGGCTGCTTTTGCTGTTGTGTTGGAGAATCCAAAAGTCTCTTCTTCGGCTTTAAATTGCCACAGTACTTCTGTAGTGCAAACACAGTT
This region includes:
- the simc1 gene encoding SUMO-interacting motif-containing protein 1 isoform X1, whose product is MDDVITLSSDSDKDDSDVEIIDCFGSVVTKANPLPLTAVRLDVNVPTLYIDLTDARWTLPELKHKRQNSSALTMEDLNETDVTNGTKCESKNLPPDDIQIKEESPTKNLTSDKQDCDLKKSSSRDLTVFALQKYCGNLKPKKRLLDSPTQQQKQPDKTQHRTAIVKIRRLPFHKTQIAELQTSKFSVYLNKDCTQMSLHLQELDNNSDAPEGIISLRRTTASNGTLLDPSLAESPPKVVETLIRQEEKENSNTFTNTQLNGQISLHRQTPADSPCSDKEGSFVTSKEPDTREDGGDDFCSSMLIPCLTSTSSFQDEAQDSLRREVYLLPNSPTTGPNPSEHFDLDFLSHTNPISHNLMRQVDPTPTSEHTLAESPSEWQSEKIKADEASNGFDFLHWSIPNEPLLSVSNADMEDRSEAGTYRGDLGIDSPVSFVWQEGSDGEEVNKESRFDMDFMVASSEDRQFVCPVTLRKIMSGPVQAVLDEEEKAFGAPEVLCHQSLSLVYSTIDESYPEGTLQLLSDLLQPGYYPPRDITSHLLRGILLDPQCPYHLCVQAFNLLKRTQRHHMADDTTVSWDWELLTSVMADQRHPCKVVRMLLDYIVQTLEDDFEAKRSISALHHSIAKATLSCDQQFPRVREVIKWLFSAIMKSTEHGGTREAARESDELIRMVSIFQRMLSLALEVDRSPALTSAKLSQELFHMLISNIPLRAHRMLLLESLQSKLLRCKLLEHLLDYACPLKTPLPMSLSLLLHFLKYCTLAPDPSDGTERWQRWEELVHLLWMLLLSYNKAMKGYLCNAVSEQRGNLGNLVYKPDDMIFKPAICEAVEAFLSRSQADLGQALPLHVEESLTYLQDHLLDVCQC
- the simc1 gene encoding SUMO-interacting motif-containing protein 1 isoform X2; the protein is MGQNTPADSPCSDKEGSFVTSKEPDTREDGGDDFCSSMLIPCLTSTSSFQDEAQDSLRREVYLLPNSPTTGPNPSEHFDLDFLSHTNPISHNLMRQVDPTPTSEHTLAESPSEWQSEKIKADEASNGFDFLHWSIPNEPLLSVSNADMEDRSEAGTYRGDLGIDSPVSFVWQEGSDGEEVNKESRFDMDFMVASSEDRQFVCPVTLRKIMSGPVQAVLDEEEKAFGAPEVLCHQSLSLVYSTIDESYPEGTLQLLSDLLQPGYYPPRDITSHLLRGILLDPQCPYHLCVQAFNLLKRTQRHHMADDTTVSWDWELLTSVMADQRHPCKVVRMLLDYIVQTLEDDFEAKRSISALHHSIAKATLSCDQQFPRVREVIKWLFSAIMKSTEHGGTREAARESDELIRMVSIFQRMLSLALEVDRSPALTSAKLSQELFHMLISNIPLRAHRMLLLESLQSKLLRCKLLEHLLDYACPLKTPLPMSLSLLLHFLKYCTLAPDPSDGTERWQRWEELVHLLWMLLLSYNKAMKGYLCNAVSEQRGNLGNLVYKPDDMIFKPAICEAVEAFLSRSQADLGQALPLHVEESLTYLQDHLLDVCQC